The segment TCTCGCTGATACAGCAGCTTGGCACCGGTAGCATACGCGCCGGCTTCGCCTTTGTCGGCAATGGCACCGGCACGGCTACGGAAACGATTGGATCCGTCCGCAGTGGTTCGGAGACCGGCGCATTTCAGGTAACCGTCGGCTATGACTATCCCCTTTCCAAACGAACCGCGCTATACGCTTACTACAGCCGCATCAACAACCGCAGTAACGCGAGCTATGACTTCGCCATCAACAACATCGGCATCAAGGCTGGCGCCGACCCGCAGACGTTCGCCATTGCGATGCGGCACAGCTTCTGACCGTCAGCGACCAATCTTCGTGGAGACCGCATTGACACCCGCACAGCTTCCCGACACGGGCCGCCGCGCTGATCTTTCGGGACCGCCGTTTGGCTGCATCCTGGCCTTCGTCACAGGCTATGTAGACGTGGTCGGGTTCATTTCGCTATTCGGCCTGTTTACGGCACACGTGACAGGAAACTTCGTGCTGATCGGCGTCGACATCGCCGGTAATTCGACGGGCCTGCTCGTCAAACTCCTTGCGCTGCCGACCTTTGCCCCTGGCGGTAGCGGCCGCCAGACTGACCGAATCGCGCATCGTGCGGGACAAACAATCGGCACCCTCGCTGTTGCTATTCGCCGAAGCCGCAGCGCTGGTTCTTTTCATCATTGCCGGACTCCACGCCTCTCCCATATCCGATCCGGGTACGCCGGCGGCGGTCGGCGCCGGCATGCTCGCCGTAGTGGCCATGGGTATTCAGAACTCACGGTCCAGGACGTCTTTGTCAGACCTTGGCTCCTTCAGCAGAGCATTGCCGGCGCTCAACGCCTATACGAGGAAGCGGTGTGATAGCTCGCCCCACGATTGCAATAGTTGACGACGATGTCGCCGTCCGAAATGCCATGGGGCGGCTGCTGCGTTCCCTAGATTTTGGCGTGCAATTGTTCGGTGGCGGCCAAGAGCTACTGCGGTGCGCTTCGCTGCGTTGCCTGTCCTGCGTGATCACCGACGCGAAAATGCCCGGCATGGACGGCTTCGCTCTGATAGAGGAACTGCGGGCACGCAATCTCGATATGCCCGTCATCTTCATGACTGCGTTTGCGCATGAGGGATTCGCTCAGCGTGCCACCGCAATGGGTGCGACGTGTGTTCTTTACAAGCCATTTCAAGACACGGACATGATCCAATGCCTTGAGAAGGCATTACGTCCCCGCAAAACGGGTTCTCCTTCTCCATGAGTATGTCGTGGGGGGTCGATGAGACCGCCTTACATCACCTTCGCCCTCTGCATAAGGTCTCCCCTACGCCATGGTCGCGCTTCTAAGGTCTTGAGACCGCAGCCGGACGGCGGGCTGCCCGTCAGTCTCAGAGGGAAGGAACACGAGCCCGAGAGTTTGCGCAAGTAGCACCAGATCGGCGAAACTCCGAGCCCTCATCTTTCGCATTGCCTGGCATCGATGAACTTTGACCGTCACCACGCTGATGCACATGGCGACGGCAATTTCCTTGTTTGTCAAGCCTGATGCGGCATGCGCCATCACCTCACACTCACGTGGCGTCAGGGAACGGTAGCGGTCGCGCACTGCAGCCAATCGACGCACGCGCTCGAGTCGCAAGCTTTCCTTTTGAATTGCCGCCGTGACGGCATCGAGGAGTTCCTGTTCACGGAGCGGCTTGGAAAGAAAGTGCTCTGCTCCCGCCTTCATCGCGGCAACCGTCATCGGAATATCCCCGTGGCCGGTCATGAAGATGATAGGAACATGAATACCAAGCTCTGCCATCCGGGCTTGCACATCCAGGCCACTTTGCCCCTTCAGCCGCACATCGAGAACCAGGCAGCAAGGAGCATCCGGGAATCCGAATGCAAAGAGCTCGGCGGCGGAGCCGAGCAGCACGACTTCAATCCCGACTGAACGGAATAGACTACCGAGCGCGTTCCGCACCTGCGAGTCATCATCAACAATAAGGACCACCGCCTCGTCCTGCGGCGCTGATTCAGCGCGCGTCGGTTGTACAGCAATCACGGTAGGGCCTCCACTTGGCATCAACATCAGAAGCGCGAATCGCCCGCAGGCTCCATGCGGGGAGATACGACGCAGCCGACAGCAATGTAGTGCTACACCAGCCCTTTGGCTTGAACGCGTGTGCTCTCTATTGTCTTATTGTGCTCAGCCCAGGCGAGATAGCGGCTGGCAAGCGCTGGCAACTGGACGGACCTAGTCCTGCCGACCACTCCGCCAGTCACCCGGCGACAGACCAAGTTTCCTGGAGAAGCTACGTGTTAGATGGCTCTGGTCCGCAAATCCGCACGATGCAGCAATCCCGGCTATCGACAGGTCCGTGGCGCGCAGCAGTGCCGCAGCCCGCTCGAGGCGACGCTCCAGCAACCATTCGTGTGGTGTTTTTCCAGTACTTTGCCGAAATGCCCGGGAGAAATGACTTCGGGACAATTGACACGCATCAGCGACCTCCGCAATGGACACATTTCCGTCGTCCAGTCGCGCTGCGAGGAACTCTTGCGCCCGCGCGAGTATGCGCGGCGAAAGTCGGCCAGTGGAGCGAAGGCGGCCAGGGTTGACACCTCCATAGTGCTCGACCAGGTAGGTGCCAATCGCGTGCCCGAGTTGATCGATAAACAACCTGCTGGCACCGTGCGGCCGCGCGAGCGCAGGTAAGAGCGCCTGGGCGAGATGGGCCAGCACGTCGTCCTCCCGCGCCGCGGCATGTCGAAGTTCAATGCCTGCAGGACAGCCGAGTTCAAGCGCCGTACGCTCCATGAAGGGGCGCGGCAGTTCGATGAGAATGAAATCGAACGTCCCGTACATATCCGCCTTGTAGTCATCCTGGAAGTTCCGCAGATAGATGGAACCTGCCTCGAATGCATGCATGTTCGCCTGATTCGGATGAAAAATGCGTCGACGATGGCCTTCCATCAGTGAGACACCAACCAGGAACCCTCGTGCTGACGCTGGGGTCACTACCTGACTCACCCGTTCAATCACGGAACTTTTGCGGTAGAAATGAAGATCGCCGGCGGCAAGCGCTTGATCGTATCGCAATGCCTCCGACAAGCACCCCAATGAGTCGCGCTGAATGGCCGGCCCGGAAGATTCGTGAGTAGATGTGGAGAGTCGCATGGCCTGGTAGTTATGATCGTCGCGCCAAGCCAAACACGACTGGGCGACCTTGAATTACTAAAAATACCATTGACGCTGGCAGCTCGAAAAGCGCCCGCCTTCGTGCAATCAAACGACTGCTTAGTGAACATCCTATCACCGCCAAACCATATAGCAGGACGCTGCTGCTTCAATGGCTCTCGACGTAGCGCACCGCCCCATGGCCAGTTTCAATTCCTTGGCGAATACGCTGGCCTTCCCGCCGCCTTCGCGGAGCACCCTGCATACGCGTCTACGTCGGGCTTCCCCTATTTGTCGCGCTATATCGGTCGCTCGGTCATCTTCAACCAAGATCTGGAACACGCCCTGGGTGAAGCGAAGCGAAAGTGTCACAGGGCCTCGGGACTGCCAGTGCGCCGAGGCGCTGGAGTAGTCATGCAAGCAGCAGTCACCGGCGAATACTGAAGGACGTCAATCCGCCTGGTGGCGAGGTGATCCGCGGGGCTTCGGCCGCGCGGTTAGATCATCTTGCAGCAGCGCGTTAGCTTGCCGAGGCTCGCTACTGCAGGCTGGTCTGACGAACATTGAGAGATTCTTGCAGGATTGGATGTACGAACCCCATGGGCAGCCCGCCGCAGCATGCCCGAGGCGCCCGCATAACGTGCAATAGTGGTCCATGGCAAATACCTATCCTTGATAGCTGGATGTTGGTACGTCCAGTATCGAAGGAGCACCCGACTGCCGCCTATCAGAAGGCGCTGATTGTAGTGTCAGCGCGGTGGCGCGCCATTTGTCCGGCGCACCCTTGCTCGCGTAGGTACACAACGACAGGCAATGTCAGGGCTGGCTGACAGTACTCGGCATGTCGGTGTCGCGAACAGCGCGCCGTTGTGCCGTCGCAACCGTCGCAGGCGAACCATTGTTGCGCAATGGCAAGGCCTTGGAGTGACGTTCGCAACAGAAACTGACTGCGGGTGCGACAGCCTTCGCCCACCAGCGCCGATACCCAAAAAGTGGAGCCAGCAAGGTGCCGGCGTGATTAGCTTCCGTGTACGGCCTGTCCCAGTGCCGCCCGCGCGGCTGCGTGACAGAGCACGCCAAAGCGCTGCGCGTTGTCGCCCCACTCGCAGCCGCTCGAGTCCTGATAAGGCGTCCCCGTCCGGTCATAGAGCGCCGGGCAGTCGATCAGCCATACCGGCAAGCCGGAATCCGGCATCGAACCTGCGATCAGGCGGACTGTGGCCCCAGGCAGCAATTCCCCAAGATCGGCTGCCTGCCGCGGTGCGTCGAGACAAGCCAAGGCTTCAGGATAAGCGGGCATTATCAGGCGCACGTCGATCCCAAGCCGGGCTACTGCCGCCGGGAGCGCGCCGCAGACGTCTGCCAGGCCGCCTGTCTTGGCGAGAGGAACAATCTCCGACGCCACCAGTAACAAGTGCAGGGTGCTTTCGCCGCCGCCGCATGGCGCGGGCACAGCATCGACCATTTCGTCCATACCGGCTCCCCCCTACTTTGCTTGTTCTCTATTCTTTGCGCCGTGACTGCCGAGGAATTGATCGGCGTCAAACCGGAAGGTATTGTTTCCGGTCCGCAGGATGCGCGACTGGTCGAGCGTTCGACGTATGCGCTGCCCTCCTCCTCGACCGGGCAGCGCCGGCCCCTAACCATAAATATAGTTAGCCCTGATCGGCGCATACCTGGTTGGCCTGCGCCATCCATGCGGCAAAGCGAGTCTGGCATATCGTCAGGCAGGCACTCCGCACCGTTTCGAGTCGCCTTGTCGACGCCGCCAACCGACCGGAAGTTCAATTGAGCGACATTGTGCGGTGCACATGGGCCGTGCGACGTTGGCATCGGCACGCACCTCGCGCCACGAGCGCGAAAAGAGGCCCTTGCGATTCGTCACGGAATAGCTCGGAATATTGTTTGATGTGGAACAAGAGGGCAGGGTCCATGCGGGCTTCAATAGATTCAAGCTCGCTCGGAGAGAGGCTCGAAGAGCTGGGGCCCGCGAGCCGTGACCTGATCCAGCGCTCCGTGCACGAGGCCGCCAAGCTCATCAAGGAAGGCAAGGGTGCTACCCACTATGGGATCGCCAGCGCGATCGGACGAATTTGCCAGGCTGTTGTGCATGACACCTGTCTCATCCTCACGGTCGGTGTCGTGCACGCAGAAGTTGAAGGCGTGCCAGAGGTATGTCTGTCGCTGCCGATGGTGGTCAATGGCAGCGGCGCGCGGTTACTGGCCTATCCGGAACTCAACCCCACCGAGCGCGAGGGCCTGCGGCGGAGCGCGCGCATTGTCAAGGAAGCAACGGACAGCGTACTCCTCGACCAGTAGGGACATGGCGCACGCTCCGGACAACCAGTACAACGCCGCGGCACAGGAGGCTCATCATGGCTATCTCACGCCCAAAGGGTTCGCCGCAAGCAAGCTCACCTGCGGCGAATCCGGCTACACCGACAGGGCATCTCAGACATCTCTGGAAATTTCTCGTTCCGGTGGCCATCGGCATCGTCCTCTGGTTCTTGCCGGCGCCGGCAGGCCTCGAGACCAAGGCATGGCACATGTTCGCGGTGTTTGTCGCCACCATCGCCGGCATCATGACTGCACCTCTACCGATGTCGGCGGTAGCCATTATCGGCGCCACGGCGGGCGTGCTGGTTGGCGTCGTGTCCTTCGCCGACGTCACCAAATCCACGGGCACGGACCTCGTCTGGCTGGTGATGCTCGCCTTCTTCATCTCCCGAGGCGTGATCAAGACCGGCCTGGGGCGCCGCATCGCACTCCTGTTCATGCGGCTGTTGGGTAAGCGAACGATCGGACTGGGATATGGACTGGCTCTGACCGAACTCCTTATCTCGCACGCTATGCCGAGCATCACTGCCCGCGCCGGCGGAGTAATGCTGCCGATTACCCGAGCGATGGCGGAAGTCCTCGGCAGCCATGCCGATGACCCCCAATCGCAAGGCAAGGTGGGAAGTTCCTTCCACGCAGCCGTCTCCCTCGGTGTCCTGAGCAACGTCAATGGTTGCCTGACCCAATACGGCATCGGCTCCGGTCCGGTCATGTTCGGCGCTGGCTACGTCACCCAGGGGCAATGGTGGAGGGCTGGCTTCCTGATGAGCCTGATCTATATGGTTGTATGGCTGGTCGTCGGCCCGCTTTGGTGGAAGTTGCTTGGCCAGGTTTAAGAAGTGCAAGAAGTGCTCCGGCAAGGGAAAGCACGCCGGGGCTCATGATGGTCCAGCTCATTGCTGGCAGCAGCATTGCGGACGCCCGGCTGATATGCAACCCCTGTTGCGTGCTGATTTATTTTGGAGAAATGTCATGGCCATGACCACGATGTCGATTGCGTCCACGATCGTTTCAAGAACGTACTCTGTCGGTCGCGCCCTTCTTGGCTCTCTCTTCCTGTTTTCCGGACTCCTCAAGATCGACAGCTTTGCGGCCTATTCTGCGTGGATTGCCAGTGCCGCACTACCGAACCCCGATTTGCTGCTCGTGCTAACCATCGTGATTGAAATTGGTGGTGGACTGACCTTGATTTCAGGCTGGAACGCTCGGTGGGGAGCGCTTCTTCTTGCACTCTTCCTGATACCCACCACGATCATCTTCCACGGCTTCTGGCGCGCCGACCCCGCAGACTTCCTGAATCAGCTTAATCATATCCTGAAGAATGTCTCAATCCTGGGCGGGATGCTGGTGGTATTCGCCATTGAATCATCACGTAGCCAGGCAAGAGTCCCGTAGCAGATGCATGGCGATAGAAGCTTGCGACGGTCCGGACACAGCAGGACGAACGGCGGCAGGCAATGAAACCCGGGGTACGAGGGCTGGGGGGCAGAGCATCGTGCCTGGCTTCGCCGGCTGGAAGGAGAGCGCCATGAGCAACGATGCAGAGCAGGGCCGGCTTGACGCTGCGCAGGCGGGCCGCGCGGCGTGGAAAAAATGGGGGCCCTACCTTAGCGAGCGGCAATGGGGAACGGTGCGCGAGGACTACAGCGAGAACGGCGACGCCTGGAACTACTTTACCCATGACCAGGCCCGATCGCGCGCGTACCGGTGGGGCGAGGACGGCCTCGGTGGCATCAGCGACGACCACCAGGTGTTGTGCTTCGCGCTAGCCCTGTGGAATGGGCGCGATCCAATCCTGAAGGAGCGCGCCTTCGGCTTGGCCAACAGCGAGGGCAATCATGGCGAGGATGTGAAAGAAGCCTATTTCTATCTCGATTCCACGCCGACGCACTCGTACATGAAGTATCTGTACAAGTATCCGCAGAACGCCTATCCATATACCGATCTCGTCGAGGCCAACCGCCGCCGCGGCAAGCAAGACGCCGAGTACGAGTTGCTG is part of the Cupriavidus oxalaticus genome and harbors:
- a CDS encoding DUF1275 family protein — protein: MTPAQLPDTGRRADLSGPPFGCILAFVTGYVDVVGFISLFGLFTAHVTGNFVLIGVDIAGNSTGLLVKLLALPTFAPGGSGRQTDRIAHRAGQTIGTLAVAIRRSRSAGSFHHCRTPRLSHIRSGYAGGGRRRHARRSGHGYSELTVQDVFVRPWLLQQSIAGAQRLYEEAV
- a CDS encoding response regulator transcription factor, which gives rise to MIARPTIAIVDDDVAVRNAMGRLLRSLDFGVQLFGGGQELLRCASLRCLSCVITDAKMPGMDGFALIEELRARNLDMPVIFMTAFAHEGFAQRATAMGATCVLYKPFQDTDMIQCLEKALRPRKTGSPSP
- a CDS encoding AraC family transcriptional regulator, with the translated sequence MRYDQALAAGDLHFYRKSSVIERVSQVVTPASARGFLVGVSLMEGHRRRIFHPNQANMHAFEAGSIYLRNFQDDYKADMYGTFDFILIELPRPFMERTALELGCPAGIELRHAAAREDDVLAHLAQALLPALARPHGASRLFIDQLGHAIGTYLVEHYGGVNPGRLRSTGRLSPRILARAQEFLAARLDDGNVSIAEVADACQLSRSHFSRAFRQSTGKTPHEWLLERRLERAAALLRATDLSIAGIAASCGFADQSHLTRSFSRKLGLSPGDWRSGRQD
- a CDS encoding glycogen/starch synthase; its protein translation is MDEMVDAVPAPCGGGESTLHLLLVASEIVPLAKTGGLADVCGALPAAVARLGIDVRLIMPAYPEALACLDAPRQAADLGELLPGATVRLIAGSMPDSGLPVWLIDCPALYDRTGTPYQDSSGCEWGDNAQRFGVLCHAAARAALGQAVHGS
- a CDS encoding SLC13 family permease, which produces MAISRPKGSPQASSPAANPATPTGHLRHLWKFLVPVAIGIVLWFLPAPAGLETKAWHMFAVFVATIAGIMTAPLPMSAVAIIGATAGVLVGVVSFADVTKSTGTDLVWLVMLAFFISRGVIKTGLGRRIALLFMRLLGKRTIGLGYGLALTELLISHAMPSITARAGGVMLPITRAMAEVLGSHADDPQSQGKVGSSFHAAVSLGVLSNVNGCLTQYGIGSGPVMFGAGYVTQGQWWRAGFLMSLIYMVVWLVVGPLWWKLLGQV
- a CDS encoding response regulator transcription factor; amino-acid sequence: MPSGGPTVIAVQPTRAESAPQDEAVVLIVDDDSQVRNALGSLFRSVGIEVVLLGSAAELFAFGFPDAPCCLVLDVRLKGQSGLDVQARMAELGIHVPIIFMTGHGDIPMTVAAMKAGAEHFLSKPLREQELLDAVTAAIQKESLRLERVRRLAAVRDRYRSLTPRECEVMAHAASGLTNKEIAVAMCISVVTVKVHRCQAMRKMRARSFADLVLLAQTLGLVFLPSETDGQPAVRLRSQDLRSATMA
- a CDS encoding DoxX family protein, with protein sequence MAMTTMSIASTIVSRTYSVGRALLGSLFLFSGLLKIDSFAAYSAWIASAALPNPDLLLVLTIVIEIGGGLTLISGWNARWGALLLALFLIPTTIIFHGFWRADPADFLNQLNHILKNVSILGGMLVVFAIESSRSQARVP